In Maniola jurtina chromosome 19, ilManJurt1.1, whole genome shotgun sequence, the genomic stretch ATTCGAACCTCAAAACAACTGTGGTCCATTTCGTTTGACGTTATAGTGTTCCGATACTCGAAATATATCAACGTCGACATGCGCAAACTTTTACTAAGCCTACGtgttaaaaaatagtttttaaaagcGACCAACTAACTTTGTTTACCAACTTTTTTGGGACGCGCATTGTTACGTATTTAGGTTGGTTTACTAAGGAACGAAAATTCTGACTGTACAAAAATTTTGTAACTGGCCTTTCGTAGTAAAGTTAatagttatagttttatttttaacttccTAGAAAGTTTATACCGATTTCGTGataatattttcacttttacTGTGTGTTAAATGTTAATATATAggctactagatgatgcccgctactccgtccgcgtagattacgttttatttaaaaatcccgtgggaactctttgcttttccgggataaaaagttgccgacgttaatttccgggacgtaagccacctctataccaaatttcataattcatagtaagtaataatttcataattcaATAAGTTTAACGGATATGTTCTTAAGAGTgtatgaactctttgattttccgggataaaaagtagcctatgtccgtccccgggatgtaagctaactctgtactaaatttcatcaaaatcggtttagcggttgagccgtgaaaatgtagcaggaagacagacaaacagacggacggacagacacactttcgcgtttataatattagtatggatctttATTAAAGACTGCTTGTGGATCTCGTCATCCATTAAACAACTAATCCTGGACATTTTTCATCTTGTTATTTGGTATCggctaaaactaaaaaaaaatatacaatcaTTACGTAACAGAAATAATAAGAAATGATCATTGTTTACTCTTTTGAACTGCTCGTGGTAAcaaatcaatttaaataaactatattCTTTTTTCAATCCTTTATTTGTACACTAGAAAAATTACAAACATTACTTACTTGACATACGTATAATATAAGAAACTAgaggatggccgcgacttcgtctgcgtggatttaggtttttaaagtaccgtgggaactgtttgattttccgggataaaatgcctatgtcaattacagggatacAAGCTagctcggtaccaaatttcatacaaatcggttaagcggatgggtttttaggaatcccgtgcgaactctttgattttccgggataaaaagtagcatatgtccgtccccgggatataagctaaccctgtaccaaatttcgtcagaatcggtttaactgttgggccgtgaaaaggtaacagacatacaaacagacagacagacaggcagacacactttcgcatttataatattagtaattagtatggatggataataaATCATGATCATTGTTTACTCTTTTCAACTTCCCGTGGCAACAAATTGCTACCACATTTACGAATCGCCTCCAAGAGAATgcgattactcaatttatttttcttcactgtGCTCAAAGCATTCGAACAATCGCGACACCCAAATAAACTACCATGTTCATTTAATTTCTGTTTTATTAACTCATCCAATAGTGATTTATCATTACTAAGGTAATTTTTCTGTCCAATTTTATCTAAAGAAACCACTTCTTCACGCACCTTCCCTTTTATATTTCCAATATTTTTAGATAGATCTGGTTTTAAACTTCTAATTTCGGATGGATTTAACACAAATGAATCGAGATCTGCAGTTACATATTTGAATTGGTCTTGATCTAATCTTTTATTGCTTTTACATCCAGGTCTCAATAGAGGTGCTTTCATaggatctaaaaaaattgtgtcaAACTTTTTCTGGTTTTTATTTTCCATTGTATGGCATTGAAGTTTATTTGGTTCtgtatttgtttgttgactCATGTACCCAATCCAGAATTGTCTAGGAAGCtcttcaaaaacttttatattaaACAAGTAAGATTTGTGAGCGTTACTGTTCTGAGGAATAGGTGAGTCATAAAGACGATTCCGTATGGACTTGCTACCGTTTTGCTTTATGTAAATATATGCTCTCTCTTTCACATCTGACTCCTTTGTCTGACTATGTTCATATAAATCTGTATTAAGAGAACCATTAACAGCTTTTTCAGTGGGACTAGGTATGGTGGATGTGCCTGCACTTAGAATATTTCTTGTCTTTCTAGCACTGCTGTGCACAGAATTTACGCTGACTTTCAAATCAGTTATGATCTGAAAAGAAGTATTTAGATATCTGTTATTTCAACTCTATCAATATCGGCCATCGATTatcggaaacgtttaagtgcggaagtagggtaaaattgggagttgtagctcacgtctctagataaagcgcggcgcgtctagcggtgtagctgcaccgcgccgcgcatcgtatagacgtgagctacaacttccaatttcacgatcgatgttaaatataatcagtaacaagagaatgatcaggttgtcacaaactcctcgaagat encodes the following:
- the LOC123875061 gene encoding uncharacterized protein LOC123875061, giving the protein MRNVAVVLVPLCFGLASGFIVPSGIQEIITDLKVSVNSVHSSARKTRNILSAGTSTIPSPTEKAVNGSLNTDLYEHSQTKESDVKERAYIYIKQNGSKSIRNRLYDSPIPQNSNAHKSYLFNIKVFEELPRQFWIGYMSQQTNTEPNKLQCHTMENKNQKKFDTIFLDPMKAPLLRPGCKSNKRLDQDQFKYVTADLDSFVLNPSEIRSLKPDLSKNIGNIKGKVREEVVSLDKIGQKNYLSNDKSLLDELIKQKLNEHGSLFGCRDCSNALSTVKKNKLSNRILLEAIRKCGSNLLPREVEKSKQ